A window from Rhodobium gokarnense encodes these proteins:
- a CDS encoding helix-turn-helix transcriptional regulator, which yields MSIAMQNTRVLKPVSQIIRGMTSERIHRQVWSAVGLSPDILAGRPLFIPYRIQAGLLESAARATGMEHFGIHVARQMPYADLDAYGRYVLSAPCLAVALYRGVRALRHILSHANVYLRVQGDRIVLQFDSALDPGVGGARHQEEAMPLLLADLVRSYVGPDWRPDWTELRVPRSASTAALEDLHETNVRTGGRFAAIAFHKSLVWKENPRPASPQDIHLMRDMRDLVAARAPRNITETTCNMIELQIRRADPSIEAVAESLGIGARTLQRKLMVEATSFQECLNRVRACRARDLLRETRLSPAEIANQLGYRETNSFRRAFRRWAGMSPSQYRASIGIAGQSAREAAG from the coding sequence GTGTCGATTGCAATGCAAAACACCCGGGTCCTGAAGCCCGTCTCGCAGATCATCCGCGGGATGACGTCCGAACGCATCCACCGGCAGGTCTGGAGCGCGGTCGGCCTCAGCCCGGATATTCTTGCCGGCAGGCCGCTCTTCATTCCCTACCGCATCCAGGCCGGCCTCCTGGAAAGCGCCGCCCGCGCCACCGGCATGGAGCATTTCGGCATCCACGTCGCCCGCCAGATGCCCTATGCGGATCTCGACGCCTATGGCCGCTACGTGCTGTCGGCGCCGTGTCTCGCCGTCGCCCTTTACCGCGGCGTTCGTGCCCTTCGCCACATCCTCAGCCATGCCAACGTCTATCTGCGGGTGCAGGGCGACCGCATCGTGCTGCAGTTCGATTCCGCGCTCGACCCCGGGGTCGGCGGCGCCCGCCACCAGGAGGAGGCGATGCCGCTGCTGCTCGCCGACCTGGTGCGCAGCTATGTCGGCCCCGACTGGCGGCCGGACTGGACCGAATTGCGCGTTCCGCGGAGCGCTTCGACGGCGGCCCTTGAGGACCTGCACGAGACCAATGTCCGCACCGGCGGCCGCTTCGCCGCCATCGCCTTTCACAAATCGCTCGTCTGGAAGGAAAACCCGCGGCCCGCTTCGCCGCAGGACATCCACCTGATGCGCGACATGCGAGACCTGGTGGCGGCGCGCGCGCCGCGCAACATCACCGAGACGACCTGCAACATGATCGAGCTGCAGATCCGCCGGGCCGACCCGAGCATCGAGGCGGTGGCGGAGAGCCTGGGCATCGGCGCGCGGACCCTGCAGCGCAAGCTGATGGTCGAGGCGACCAGTTTCCAGGAATGCCTCAACCGGGTGCGCGCCTGCCGCGCCCGCGACCTGTTGCGGGAAACCCGGCTGTCGCCGGCCGAGATCGCCAACCAGCTCGGCTATCGCGAGACCAACAGCTTCCGCCGCGCCTTCCGCCGCTGGGCGGGCATGTCGCCGAGCCAGTACCGCGCCTCGATCGGCATCGCCGGGCAATCGGCCCGCGAGGCCGCCGGCTAA
- a CDS encoding DUF1254 domain-containing protein, whose translation MTRRHWNTFAAGLALGLFSVLPEAGAQTYAADVPASVETPDVVETERLGTLKFFDGMPDEETVRKVYDNIDFSRGVEAFLTGIPAASIYGLCHGMEQAGIPAHTVGISEDLLDARSLWLTAQSTTVYVVTCLDLKQGPVVMEVAPGLLGGVDDAFFRWDTDIGITGPDQGRGGRYLFLPPHYDGPVPKMGFHIVRTRTNMHWLFARAFVTEAGIEATVAGVKAQMKVYPLSQAKSPPEQAFVNYSGKQMNTIHANDVTFFDELNAVVQNEPADAFDPEIAGLFAAIGIRKGVPFEPDARMAKILSDAAAVGNATVRAITFRPRERDRFYFYPDRNWYTSFTGGSHEFLDNGARGLDDRAMFHYSATGITPAMASPQVGMGSVYAFTPHDATGAYLDGGKTYKVTLPSPVPINNFWSFVVYSTQHRSMLETDQRLAGLDSTLEDVKPNEDGSYTVWFGPKAPKGKEGNWVQTMPGKGFMVILRLYGPLEPWFDKTWKPGDLERVD comes from the coding sequence ATGACCCGTCGACACTGGAACACGTTCGCCGCCGGCCTTGCCCTCGGGCTCTTTTCGGTGCTGCCCGAGGCGGGCGCCCAGACTTATGCCGCCGACGTGCCGGCCTCAGTCGAGACGCCCGACGTTGTGGAGACCGAACGGCTCGGCACGCTCAAATTCTTCGACGGCATGCCGGACGAGGAGACGGTCAGGAAGGTCTACGACAACATCGACTTCTCACGCGGCGTCGAGGCGTTCCTCACGGGCATTCCTGCCGCATCGATCTATGGGCTCTGCCACGGCATGGAGCAGGCCGGCATCCCGGCCCACACCGTCGGCATCAGCGAGGACCTGCTCGACGCCCGATCGCTGTGGCTGACCGCGCAGTCGACGACCGTCTACGTCGTGACCTGCCTCGACCTGAAGCAAGGCCCGGTCGTCATGGAGGTGGCGCCAGGCCTGCTCGGCGGCGTCGACGATGCCTTCTTCCGTTGGGACACCGATATCGGCATCACCGGCCCGGACCAGGGCCGCGGCGGGCGCTACCTGTTCCTGCCGCCGCACTATGACGGCCCGGTGCCGAAGATGGGCTTCCACATCGTGCGCACCCGAACGAACATGCACTGGCTGTTCGCCCGCGCCTTCGTGACCGAAGCCGGCATCGAAGCGACGGTCGCCGGCGTCAAGGCGCAGATGAAGGTCTATCCGCTCTCGCAAGCGAAATCGCCGCCGGAGCAGGCCTTCGTCAACTATTCCGGCAAGCAGATGAACACCATCCACGCCAACGACGTGACCTTTTTCGACGAGTTGAACGCGGTCGTCCAGAACGAACCGGCCGATGCCTTCGACCCGGAGATCGCGGGCCTGTTCGCGGCGATCGGCATCAGGAAGGGCGTGCCGTTCGAGCCCGATGCGCGGATGGCGAAGATCCTTTCCGATGCCGCTGCCGTCGGCAACGCAACCGTCCGCGCAATCACGTTCCGCCCGCGCGAGCGGGACCGCTTCTATTTCTACCCGGACCGCAACTGGTACACGAGCTTTACTGGCGGCAGCCACGAATTCCTGGACAACGGCGCGCGCGGTCTCGACGACCGGGCGATGTTCCACTACTCCGCCACCGGCATCACCCCGGCAATGGCCTCGCCGCAGGTCGGCATGGGCTCGGTCTATGCCTTCACGCCGCACGACGCGACCGGCGCCTATCTTGACGGCGGCAAGACCTACAAGGTGACGCTGCCCAGCCCGGTGCCGATCAACAATTTCTGGTCCTTCGTCGTCTACTCGACCCAGCATCGCTCCATGCTGGAGACCGACCAGCGGCTCGCCGGCCTCGACAGCACGCTGGAGGACGTCAAGCCGAACGAGGACGGCTCCTACACCGTCTGGTTCGGCCCGAAGGCGCCGAAGGGCAAGGAAGGCAACTGGGTGCAGACCATGCCGGGCAAGGGGTTCATGGTCATCCTGCGGCTCTACGGACCGCTCGAGCCCTGGTTCGACAAGACCTGGAAGCCCGGCGATCTGGAACGGGTGGACTGA
- a CDS encoding DUF1214 domain-containing protein: protein MRSLIAAGLFLVPLSAFAAEPVTVDTLVRAESDTMLRATLKTNKVGVGELVHERKLASADEPQPIIRANQDTLYSVVVLDLSEPATVTLPEVGDRFQSMLVINQDHYSFVESSPGSYELTEEKVGTRFAFVLFRTFVDVGNPDDFAAAHAAQDGITVSGGGKGPFEAPEWDLEGLAAARKAVSDLASAVGFDAARAFGRKDEVDPIDHMVGAMAGWAGQPATTASAAIGSVEENDGTTPYAVTVKDVPVDAFWSVTVYNAGGYLEPNDLGRNSYNNFSAKPNGDGSYTIHFGGCDDGRANCIPITKGWNYTVRLYRPRAEILDGSWVFPVPEPVE from the coding sequence ATGCGTTCCTTGATCGCGGCCGGCCTTTTCTTGGTGCCTTTGTCGGCATTTGCCGCCGAGCCGGTCACCGTCGACACGTTGGTGCGCGCTGAATCCGACACGATGTTGCGGGCCACTCTCAAGACCAACAAGGTCGGCGTGGGCGAATTGGTCCACGAACGCAAGCTGGCTTCGGCCGACGAACCGCAGCCGATCATCCGGGCGAACCAGGACACGCTCTATTCCGTGGTCGTGCTGGACCTGTCCGAGCCGGCGACGGTCACGCTGCCGGAGGTCGGCGACCGCTTTCAGTCCATGCTGGTGATCAACCAGGACCACTACAGCTTCGTGGAATCCTCGCCGGGCAGCTATGAGCTGACCGAGGAGAAGGTGGGCACGCGCTTTGCCTTCGTCTTGTTCCGCACCTTCGTCGACGTCGGCAATCCGGACGACTTCGCGGCGGCCCACGCGGCCCAGGACGGCATTACGGTAAGCGGCGGCGGCAAAGGCCCGTTCGAGGCGCCGGAGTGGGACCTGGAAGGTCTCGCCGCGGCGCGCAAGGCCGTCAGCGATCTGGCAAGCGCCGTCGGCTTCGACGCCGCCCGCGCCTTCGGGCGCAAGGACGAGGTCGATCCCATCGACCACATGGTCGGCGCCATGGCCGGCTGGGCCGGCCAGCCGGCGACGACCGCCTCCGCCGCCATCGGCAGCGTCGAGGAAAACGACGGCACGACCCCCTATGCCGTCACCGTCAAGGACGTGCCGGTCGATGCCTTCTGGTCGGTCACCGTCTACAACGCCGGCGGCTACCTGGAGCCCAACGACCTCGGCCGCAACAGCTACAACAACTTCTCCGCCAAGCCGAACGGCGACGGGTCGTACACGATCCATTTCGGCGGCTGTGACGACGGGCGCGCCAACTGCATCCCGATCACGAAGGGATGGAACTATACCGTCCGGCTGTACCGGCCCCGCGCGGAAATCCTCGACGGGTCCTGGGTGTTCCCGGTGCCGGAGCCCGTCGAATGA
- a CDS encoding tripartite tricarboxylate transporter permease: MDVFLQGARDALTFSAILSVIGGILLGYMVGVLPGLSRPAALSVAVPLTYAMSPIGAIAFLVGVTKASAAGGATGAILLNTPGEPSSAATTFDGYPLAKKGEATRALKVALYASVFGDLVATMILILLAASLAQFALKMGPVEMTAVMIFALSFIAALSGTSLTRGIIAGVLGLLLATIGLDPESATPRMTFGFIELFDGIPLIAATVGMLAFTEMLLQVQALFANRGDASEAAGFERETDKSLHAADVKRVFPVTLRATGIGIAAGIIPGLGPTIGAFLSYAINKRLARPGDQYGEGDLKGVAATEAADNAVLPASLIPLFAIGLPGSVSAAILVSAFMLHGVQPGPLVFEQHPRLIYGIYVSMIIASLVMLVVGRLGLTLFARVTMVPARFIIPFVVLFCVVGTYLERDTVFSVFAMLALGLLGFIMQRFGYSVVTFLIGFVIGPLFELSLRQALIVTNHSPLAVIDHPIALAFLVAAVGSLFLFLRTNR, encoded by the coding sequence ATGGACGTTTTCCTTCAGGGCGCGCGTGACGCCCTTACCTTCTCGGCCATTCTCTCCGTCATCGGCGGCATCCTGCTCGGCTACATGGTCGGCGTGCTGCCGGGGCTCAGCCGGCCGGCGGCGCTCTCCGTCGCCGTGCCGCTCACCTATGCCATGTCGCCGATCGGGGCGATCGCGTTCCTTGTCGGCGTGACAAAGGCGAGCGCGGCCGGCGGTGCAACGGGCGCGATCCTCCTCAACACGCCCGGCGAGCCGAGTTCGGCGGCGACCACCTTCGACGGCTATCCGCTGGCCAAGAAGGGCGAGGCGACGCGGGCCCTCAAGGTCGCGCTCTACGCTTCGGTGTTCGGCGACCTGGTGGCGACGATGATCCTGATCCTGCTCGCCGCATCGCTCGCGCAATTCGCGCTGAAGATGGGCCCGGTCGAAATGACGGCCGTGATGATCTTCGCCCTCAGCTTCATCGCCGCCCTGTCGGGCACCTCGCTGACGCGCGGCATCATTGCCGGCGTCCTCGGCCTGTTGCTCGCCACCATCGGGCTCGACCCGGAAAGCGCGACGCCCCGCATGACCTTCGGCTTCATCGAGCTGTTCGACGGCATTCCGCTGATCGCCGCCACCGTCGGCATGCTCGCCTTCACCGAGATGCTGCTCCAGGTCCAGGCGCTGTTCGCCAATCGGGGCGATGCCTCCGAGGCCGCCGGCTTTGAACGCGAGACGGACAAGTCCCTCCACGCTGCCGATGTGAAGCGGGTGTTTCCGGTGACGCTCCGGGCGACCGGCATCGGCATCGCCGCCGGCATCATCCCCGGCCTCGGGCCGACCATCGGCGCCTTTCTCTCCTATGCGATCAACAAGCGGCTTGCCCGACCCGGTGACCAATATGGCGAGGGCGACCTGAAGGGCGTCGCCGCGACCGAGGCGGCCGACAACGCCGTGCTGCCGGCGAGCCTCATCCCGCTCTTTGCCATCGGCCTGCCGGGCAGCGTCTCGGCCGCGATCCTCGTTTCCGCCTTCATGCTGCACGGCGTCCAGCCCGGCCCGCTGGTCTTCGAGCAGCACCCGCGGCTGATCTACGGCATCTATGTCTCGATGATCATCGCCAGCCTGGTCATGCTGGTGGTCGGCCGGCTCGGCCTCACGCTCTTTGCCCGCGTCACCATGGTGCCGGCGCGGTTCATCATCCCGTTCGTGGTGCTCTTTTGCGTCGTCGGCACCTATCTGGAGCGCGACACGGTGTTCTCCGTCTTCGCCATGCTGGCGCTCGGGCTCCTCGGCTTCATCATGCAGCGCTTCGGCTATTCGGTCGTCACCTTCCTGATCGGCTTCGTCATCGGGCCGCTGTTCGAACTCTCCCTGCGCCAGGCCCTCATCGTCACCAACCACTCGCCCCTTGCCGTGATCGACCACCCGATCGCGCTGGCGTTCCTGGTCGCGGCGGTCGGCTCACTTTTCCTGTTTCTCCGCACCAACCGTTAG
- a CDS encoding tripartite tricarboxylate transporter substrate binding protein: MKRSFRNLACFGLALAVMTGPALAEFPEKEVTITVGFGPGGGVDTITRAASDALSESLGQPIVVENQPGAGGGLALTALKAKPADGYHLAAAISTTVSFDPHSANVSYGIDDFTYIGAFGVFPEALVALPSRGWKSFSDVIAAAKKAENGLTYASTTSLDRVVMKTISAKEGVTLKPVPTKGGAEAVAEVLGGHVDYAYSSGAYYAQAKAGELMVLAGLGTDPVPGFESAPTLKSLGYDISSVNMVIYVAPAGIPDEAKAELVKAFEAAAKSKTVLDILAKRNMGSYILTGDDFDKQIRAQSAQFKAAME, encoded by the coding sequence ATGAAACGTTCGTTCCGGAACCTTGCATGCTTCGGACTAGCGCTGGCGGTCATGACCGGGCCGGCCCTTGCCGAATTCCCCGAAAAGGAAGTCACCATCACCGTCGGCTTCGGCCCCGGCGGCGGCGTCGACACCATCACCCGCGCGGCCTCCGATGCGCTGTCGGAATCCCTCGGCCAGCCGATCGTCGTCGAAAACCAGCCCGGCGCCGGCGGCGGCCTGGCGCTGACGGCCCTGAAGGCCAAGCCCGCCGACGGCTATCACCTGGCCGCGGCGATCTCCACCACCGTCTCCTTCGATCCCCATTCGGCCAATGTCAGCTACGGCATCGACGACTTCACCTATATCGGCGCCTTCGGCGTCTTCCCCGAGGCGCTCGTCGCCCTGCCGTCGCGCGGCTGGAAGAGCTTCTCCGATGTCATCGCCGCCGCCAAGAAGGCGGAGAACGGCCTCACCTACGCCTCCACGACCTCGCTCGACCGGGTGGTGATGAAGACGATCTCGGCCAAGGAAGGCGTCACGCTGAAGCCGGTGCCGACCAAGGGTGGCGCGGAAGCCGTCGCCGAAGTGCTCGGCGGCCATGTCGACTACGCCTACAGCTCCGGCGCCTACTACGCCCAGGCCAAGGCCGGCGAACTGATGGTGCTGGCCGGGCTCGGCACGGACCCAGTCCCCGGCTTTGAAAGCGCGCCGACCCTGAAGAGCCTCGGCTACGACATTTCCAGCGTCAACATGGTCATCTACGTCGCCCCGGCCGGCATTCCCGACGAGGCCAAGGCCGAGCTGGTCAAGGCCTTCGAGGCCGCGGCGAAGTCGAAGACCGTCCTCGACATCCTCGCCAAGCGCAATATGGGCAGCTACATTCTGACCGGAGACGACTTCGACAAGCAGATCCGGGCCCAGAGCGCCCAGTTCAAGGCGGCGATGGAGTAG
- a CDS encoding DUF3302 domain-containing protein: MVLKIFALVVLVVLLVAGLAVIWLVGALPGRIARSRGHGRAEAVTVAGWCSLLMPVPLWPLAMVWAHMDGEAPAAGAGR, from the coding sequence ATGGTGCTCAAGATCTTCGCCCTTGTCGTTCTGGTCGTCCTCCTCGTCGCCGGCCTTGCCGTCATCTGGCTGGTCGGGGCGCTGCCGGGCCGGATCGCCCGGTCACGCGGCCACGGCCGCGCCGAGGCGGTCACTGTTGCCGGCTGGTGCAGCCTGCTGATGCCGGTGCCGCTGTGGCCGCTGGCGATGGTCTGGGCGCACATGGACGGCGAGGCACCGGCGGCAGGGGCAGGCCGATGA
- a CDS encoding tripartite tricarboxylate transporter TctB family protein, which produces MTIPSTGHQDGPHPWVRPVAEFAVVFGLCLLVLFVVIPAGTAESDNFGLSPRMLPIATTVAIALFSVITLVSGLLPLRGRKGHQPVQTRGLLGVVLLTLATLIGVVAIDQAGLLIGGTALVLLASLAIGERRPVALCGMGLGAVVVLLLVDWSGL; this is translated from the coding sequence ATGACGATACCGTCCACAGGACATCAGGACGGGCCGCATCCCTGGGTGCGGCCCGTTGCCGAATTCGCCGTCGTCTTCGGCCTCTGCCTCCTCGTCCTCTTCGTCGTCATCCCGGCGGGCACCGCCGAGAGCGACAATTTCGGCCTCTCCCCACGCATGCTGCCGATCGCGACCACCGTCGCCATCGCGCTTTTCTCCGTGATCACGCTGGTCTCCGGCCTGCTCCCGCTGCGCGGCAGGAAAGGCCATCAACCCGTCCAGACGCGCGGCCTCCTGGGCGTCGTCCTTCTGACCCTTGCAACCCTCATCGGCGTCGTGGCGATCGACCAGGCCGGGCTTCTGATCGGCGGCACGGCGCTCGTGCTGCTCGCCTCGCTGGCGATCGGCGAGCGCCGTCCGGTCGCCCTTTGTGGCATGGGGCTCGGCGCCGTCGTCGTCCTCCTGCTCGTGGACTGGTCCGGCCTTTGA
- a CDS encoding HlyD family secretion protein has translation MILFLTLCYIAVVFLLVKLRVLPASRWVKLSPLGFMLLAFLFLFVPMQWGAPAGGVQVLRHTVQIVPNVAGQVIEVPVRPNTPVKKGDVLFRIDPAQYQAKVDQLTAQLGFATLRLGQFTQLERRQAGSKFQVEEAEANVEGLKAQLANARWEFDNTVVTAPADGFVTNVALRPGARVAAMPLAPVMAFVDTSETVVAMQVQQIHLRHIAPGQPAEVTFKAIPGEVYAATVEQIVPATVMGQVAPSGAAATTTQLGAAPFAVRLKLDDPSVADALPAGTNGGAAIYTSSVRPAHIIRRVMLRMDAWLNYVVPI, from the coding sequence ATGATCCTGTTCCTCACCCTTTGCTACATCGCCGTCGTCTTCCTCCTGGTGAAGCTCCGGGTTCTGCCGGCCAGTCGCTGGGTGAAGCTGTCGCCGCTCGGCTTCATGCTTTTGGCCTTCCTGTTCCTGTTCGTGCCCATGCAGTGGGGTGCACCGGCGGGCGGCGTCCAGGTGCTGCGCCACACGGTGCAGATCGTGCCCAACGTCGCCGGCCAGGTCATCGAGGTGCCGGTCCGGCCGAACACGCCGGTGAAAAAGGGCGACGTCCTCTTCCGCATCGATCCGGCGCAATACCAGGCAAAGGTCGACCAGCTCACCGCCCAGCTCGGCTTCGCGACGCTGCGGCTCGGCCAGTTCACCCAGCTTGAGCGCAGGCAGGCGGGCTCCAAATTCCAGGTCGAGGAGGCCGAGGCCAATGTGGAGGGCCTGAAGGCGCAGCTCGCCAACGCAAGGTGGGAGTTCGACAACACCGTCGTGACGGCGCCCGCGGACGGCTTCGTCACCAATGTGGCATTGCGGCCCGGCGCCCGCGTCGCGGCGATGCCGCTCGCCCCGGTGATGGCCTTCGTCGACACTTCCGAGACCGTCGTCGCCATGCAGGTGCAGCAGATTCATTTGCGCCACATCGCACCCGGCCAGCCGGCGGAGGTCACCTTCAAGGCGATCCCCGGCGAGGTCTATGCCGCCACCGTGGAGCAGATCGTGCCGGCAACCGTGATGGGCCAGGTGGCGCCGTCGGGTGCGGCCGCAACCACCACACAGCTTGGCGCCGCGCCCTTTGCGGTGCGGCTGAAGCTGGACGATCCGTCCGTCGCCGACGCGCTGCCCGCCGGCACCAATGGCGGGGCGGCGATCTACACCTCGTCGGTCCGCCCCGCCCATATCATCCGCCGGGTGATGCTGCGCATGGACGCCTGGCTCAACTACGTCGTGCCGATCTGA
- a CDS encoding cysteine rich repeat-containing protein, which yields MFSIRMPLSAVFAPAILTLALAAAPAGAEDADTPGVWEACEADVAEYCGEVEPGNGHILSCLYAHETVLSEDCDAAFADFGDAIDGFFFTVRSALATCATDLEEHCSGVNFGKGRLLTCLGAAHDDLEPECEAIVTDINTFLGEDAE from the coding sequence ATGTTTTCAATCAGAATGCCCCTTTCCGCCGTCTTCGCCCCGGCGATCCTGACGCTCGCCCTTGCCGCCGCGCCCGCCGGGGCAGAGGACGCCGACACGCCGGGCGTCTGGGAGGCCTGCGAGGCAGACGTCGCGGAATATTGCGGGGAGGTCGAGCCCGGCAACGGCCATATCCTCTCCTGCCTCTATGCCCACGAAACCGTCCTTTCCGAGGACTGCGACGCGGCCTTTGCCGATTTCGGCGATGCCATCGACGGCTTCTTCTTCACCGTGCGCTCGGCGCTTGCCACCTGCGCCACCGACCTTGAGGAGCACTGCTCGGGCGTCAATTTCGGCAAGGGACGGCTGCTCACCTGCCTCGGCGCGGCCCACGACGATCTTGAGCCGGAGTGCGAGGCGATCGTCACCGACATCAATACGTTCCTGGGCGAGGACGCGGAGTAG
- a CDS encoding acid phosphatase, whose amino-acid sequence MQQRFMIAGAFLLAAILAAAFPAAADDAPEKKMVTVSGQEVEEIMPGILAGYLSEDERLDSKRFVPPAPAEGSARQALDDAWSEAMLKLKDSPRWEIATRDAAYFPGAADTFSCALGIRISEDTTPALYLLLWRSLSDIGLATYTAKNAYARERPFMANGAPVCTPEIQEGMRKDGSYPSGHTAYGWGWALILTELAPDRAEELLARGRAYGESRNVCNVHWYSDVVAGRMVGAGAVARLHAEPEFVAAMDAAREEIAEARKAGRTPTRDCALEASVLTPSP is encoded by the coding sequence ATGCAGCAGCGATTCATGATTGCCGGCGCTTTTCTCCTGGCCGCCATTCTCGCCGCGGCCTTCCCCGCCGCGGCGGACGACGCGCCCGAGAAAAAAATGGTCACGGTTTCGGGCCAGGAGGTCGAGGAGATCATGCCCGGCATCCTTGCCGGCTATTTGAGCGAGGACGAGCGCCTCGACAGCAAGCGCTTCGTGCCGCCGGCGCCCGCCGAAGGCTCGGCCCGGCAGGCTCTCGATGATGCCTGGTCCGAGGCAATGCTGAAGCTGAAGGACAGTCCGCGCTGGGAAATCGCGACACGCGACGCCGCCTATTTTCCCGGAGCGGCCGATACGTTCTCCTGTGCCCTCGGCATCCGCATCAGCGAAGACACCACGCCGGCGCTCTATCTCCTGTTGTGGCGCAGCCTGAGCGATATCGGCCTCGCCACCTACACCGCCAAGAACGCCTACGCCCGTGAGCGGCCCTTCATGGCGAACGGCGCACCGGTGTGTACGCCCGAGATCCAAGAGGGGATGCGCAAGGACGGCTCCTACCCCTCCGGCCACACCGCCTATGGCTGGGGCTGGGCGCTGATCCTCACCGAGCTGGCGCCCGACCGGGCCGAGGAACTCCTCGCCCGCGGCCGCGCCTATGGCGAGAGCCGCAACGTCTGCAACGTCCATTGGTATTCCGACGTGGTCGCCGGCCGCATGGTCGGGGCCGGTGCGGTGGCAAGGCTGCACGCCGAACCGGAATTCGTCGCTGCCATGGACGCCGCCCGCGAGGAGATCGCCGAGGCCCGCAAGGCCGGCCGGACGCCGACGCGGGATTGCGCCCTTGAGGCATCCGTGCTGACGCCATCGCCGTGA
- a CDS encoding LamB/YcsF family protein — translation MKISLNADMGESFGPYRMGDDRALMPYVSSANIACGMHAGDPNVMAATIDLAREHGVTIGAHPGFGDLNGFGRRRIPMTSPEIEHLVTYQIGALQALAAGRGVRVEFVKPHGALNNMAHEESDVADAVARGIRAASRDLLFVANCLSEMTRAAERAGLEVVHEAYADRRYAPDGRLLPRSAPEAVIHDPADAARQVLAMLDAGCLIAADGTRLSTPIDTFCLHADEASALEVAKGVRGALDGAGIAVVAIAGTPAGLT, via the coding sequence ATGAAAATCTCTTTGAACGCAGATATGGGCGAGAGCTTCGGGCCCTACCGGATGGGCGACGACCGGGCGCTCATGCCCTATGTCTCCTCGGCGAATATTGCCTGCGGAATGCATGCCGGCGATCCGAACGTGATGGCGGCGACGATCGACCTTGCGCGCGAGCACGGCGTCACGATCGGCGCCCATCCCGGCTTCGGCGATCTGAACGGCTTCGGCCGCCGCCGCATCCCGATGACCTCCCCAGAGATCGAGCATCTGGTGACCTACCAGATCGGCGCATTGCAGGCGCTCGCCGCCGGGCGCGGCGTTCGGGTGGAGTTCGTCAAGCCGCACGGCGCCCTCAACAACATGGCCCATGAGGAAAGCGACGTCGCCGATGCGGTCGCCCGCGGCATCCGCGCTGCAAGCCGCGATCTGTTGTTCGTCGCCAACTGCCTGTCGGAAATGACCCGGGCCGCGGAGAGGGCCGGCCTTGAGGTCGTGCACGAGGCCTATGCCGACCGGCGCTACGCGCCCGATGGTCGGCTGCTGCCGCGCAGCGCGCCGGAGGCGGTCATCCATGATCCGGCCGACGCTGCCCGCCAGGTCCTTGCCATGCTCGATGCCGGGTGTCTGATCGCCGCCGACGGAACGCGGCTTTCGACCCCAATCGATACCTTCTGCCTGCACGCGGACGAGGCGTCGGCGCTTGAGGTGGCCAAAGGCGTGCGCGGCGCACTCGACGGCGCCGGCATCGCCGTCGTCGCCATCGCTGGCACC
- a CDS encoding LysR family transcriptional regulator produces the protein MLELRELRNFVAVAECLNITSAANAVNLSQPALSRQIQALEKKLGVALFERVGKRLVLTAEGADFAAQASELLERAQDLMHRARQSEPEQSGALRIGASPQTTAWLLSPAMARFRKIHPKVDLMVNEGNNDELVEMVEHGAVHMVVANLGISNILVGQPLFTAQLFAVLPPAHRCATMTSITIDDIATEPMMVMRRGFLTRHLFEQTAAAHGVRPRIVLESDSTQTLAALAHDGHGVAIVSSSAQNITDIANAVQLSSGICQTSAEVSALWNPRRYRPAYVQRFFEALVDVARERGLTVGAEKQEK, from the coding sequence GTGCTCGAACTACGGGAACTGAGGAATTTCGTCGCCGTCGCGGAGTGCCTGAACATCACGAGCGCCGCCAATGCGGTGAATCTCAGCCAGCCGGCGCTGTCGCGGCAGATCCAGGCGCTGGAGAAGAAGCTCGGCGTCGCGCTGTTCGAGCGGGTCGGCAAGCGGCTGGTGCTGACGGCGGAGGGCGCGGACTTCGCGGCCCAGGCGTCGGAACTCCTGGAGCGCGCCCAGGATCTCATGCACCGGGCCCGCCAGAGCGAGCCGGAGCAGAGCGGCGCCCTCAGGATCGGCGCCTCGCCGCAGACGACGGCCTGGCTGCTGTCGCCGGCGATGGCCCGGTTCCGAAAAATCCACCCCAAGGTCGACCTGATGGTCAACGAGGGCAATAACGACGAACTGGTGGAAATGGTCGAGCACGGTGCTGTGCACATGGTGGTGGCCAATCTCGGCATCAGCAACATCCTCGTCGGCCAGCCGCTGTTCACCGCCCAGCTCTTCGCCGTCCTGCCGCCGGCCCATCGCTGCGCCACCATGACCTCCATCACCATCGACGACATCGCGACCGAGCCGATGATGGTGATGCGGCGGGGGTTCCTGACCCGCCACCTGTTCGAGCAGACGGCGGCCGCCCACGGCGTGCGGCCGCGGATCGTCCTGGAAAGCGACAGCACGCAGACCCTTGCGGCCCTCGCCCATGACGGCCACGGGGTGGCGATCGTCTCCTCCTCGGCGCAGAACATCACCGACATCGCCAATGCCGTGCAGCTCAGCTCCGGCATCTGCCAGACCTCGGCGGAGGTCTCCGCGCTCTGGAACCCGCGGCGCTACCGACCGGCCTATGTCCAGCGCTTCTTCGAGGCGCTCGTCGACGTCGCCCGCGAACGGGGGCTAACGGTTGGTGCGGAGAAACAGGAAAAGTGA